The stretch of DNA agtgctttcttgatagaaaacttcttctccaaaatgagcaccttagacctctttatatagtgtttaggatatcaccatttgaaattcaaactcataacccttatagatgttatggactcaaatgtaactcttacacacaccataactcctatagcattaagaatttcaaataaaggtgtgtaacatcttttacactcttaatgttggtgataatggtggaggttactcatagtaacaactccccaaatgttacaaaaagatgacaactaatatagtcatatgttacatattattagtttattacacatatttaatctatatattatattattataaataatataacaatatataattaaattatacacaACACCTTACTACATGTCTATCCACATATGTGATCCGAATAAAAATCACACACACTAGTGTATAGTGTATAGTATATAGTAAATCATACTTAGTAGTTTTATATTAAAGATTCACTTACTTTAATACACTACCGACTAGTTttattcatattatataattttaattctcTTGTACATCGATATCCTTACAAGATTATACCTTTTCCATAtgaataaatttttttcaaatatttattaattatacttctataattaatatattcatttatcttataATTATATTTCATATATTCTATAATATATTATCCATTATTTACTTGCTTTTATGACATAAATCCTAACATCCTTATCTCTTCATTTGGGTAGCAGAAATTTTCTTTTGTATTTTAGAGGATGCCATAGCCAAAGGAGGGATCAAGGGAATCAAGTAGAGTAGGAATGGGCCTCGTCTCTCCCATCTCTTCTTCGCGAATGATCTCATACTTGTAGGTAGAGAGAATATTGCTGAAGCTAAGGGATATTCGGAAGGTCTTGAGAAATTTTGAGCTTGGTTAGGCCAACgtataaataaacttaaaacttCCATCTTCTTTGGCAACAACACTAATGAAGAAATGAAGAGCGGTATTAAAGAAGTTTTGGGGATTTATTGTATTATTGGGAATATTAACTACTTTGGTCACCCGCTCTTCAAATTTCAGCAAAAGGATGTTGACTATAACTTTGTTTTGAAAAACCTTGTGTCCAAGCTCCAAGGTTGGAAAATTAAAACACTCTTTAAAGCAAGTCGGGCTACTATGATCAAATCAGTTGGGCTTGCTCTTCTAGTGTACACTATGAAAATGACAAAACTCTCTAAGAGATTAGCTTCCAAAGTTGATGGCATGGTTAAAGACTTTTGGTGGGTTTGTGAGAAGGGGAACTAAGGCCTCTACTTGAAAGCGTTGGATAAGTTGTGCCTCCCCAAATCTTATGGTGGCTTAGGCTTCTAAAAAATAATGGAGATGAAGCAGGCTTTCTTGAAAAATAGGGATGGCTTCTGATCAATGAGAACCAATCTTGCTAATGCAAGGTCCTAAGGGCCAAGTAATTAAAAGGCAAACATTTCATGAAATACTCTTACAAGAGTTCTGATTCCTGGTTCTAGAAAAATATTGTTAAAGCCAGAACAATTTTGAAGAAAGGTGCCTGTAAGATGATCATTGATGGGAAAGATACAAATATTTAGGAAGACCCGTGGGTGATCTATGGCAAAGAGTTTTGTTCAAACCCAATGGCCAATCGATCCAATGCCTTTCAATGGGTTGCTGACATGATATTAGACAATGGAGATTGGGATCTCATAAAGCTTTACTCCCTCTTTGACTCTGAAACAGTTTGTAATATTTTGAAGGTGGTTAAGACTAGTGGCCAGAGAAAAGATCAGTGGATTTGGACCAAGGAACCTACTAGTACCTTCTCTAGCAATTCAGCTTACCTAGTACAAGCTTTAGACCGTGCTCCACCTTGTGATGTTGCTCCTTCCCTATGGAACAAATTATGGAGTAGCAAGGTGTTAGAGTGCCATAAGGTTCTTTGGTGGAGCATTCACTTTTGGCTAAGAGAATGCAGATTGAAGATACCTCCTATCCTTTGTGTGGGGCGGCTGAGGAGACTATGGAGCACCTCTTCCTCTATCGCAACTTAGCATTCCATTTATGGAAATCTTCCCCCTGTAGCGTTATGCCGGTTATTGATTCAGGTACTCGTGTTTGGGATTGGATCAAATTTTTGTGGGGCTTGAAGTTGAAGGGTGTCAATGTAGATGAGTTGCTCCCCTGTGCTTTGATTGTAGTGGATACTATTTGGCGAACCCATAATGATAAGTTGCACAACAATAATCTGAGTGACATCAAACACTATATTGATTCTATCACTCATTTTTATGCAGATTATGGCTCCTATTTGTTTCCATGTCCTCCAACTATCGGTTCTCTTCTTTGGTCCCCACCCCTGGATGGATTAAGATTAACTGTGACGTTAAAGCGAGGAGTGAGGCAATGTGTGTGGCGGCATTGGTTAAAGATCAATTAGGAACAGTTTATGGGTTGCTACCAAGAGGCTCAGCTTCTCTTATTTCCTTATTGGCAAAGATGTGGCTTGTCTTCTAGCCTTGGAGACGGCGGCTTCCCTGAAGCACCATTTTATGCTGATAGAGAACAATTCTGAGacaaatatcaaaatatagAAGGAGACATGTTCTATTTGGAGTATCGGTAATTATACGCATCAATGTATAAATtctctaatttatttttggattgtaatttctcttttatttttagagTATAATTTCACGGTCTATAATGTAATTAATTAAGCATTTGCTCAAGACTTAACTGATATAATTGAGCTATCAATAATGTGAGAGAACATTATCACTAATGACTATGTGATCTAATTCTCTTTTTTATATAAACTctaattttcaataaaaaaaaaaagggactTTCTTTTAGtcgtttattttcaaaaaaaaaataaaaatgaaaacctttcatttcctctcattttttttaaaaagaaaggctCGTCAATAAAGAAGAGTAACTTTGGGTTCTGTGGATGATTCATTTTCAAACATCATAGTGTAAAAGCCATTGATTAGGGGAAACATCCTACTTTTGAGCACGTGCAATAGACAGGGGCCTTAAATTTGTTGCAGGAGAAGACTGCAAGTGAGGGTCCCATGCAAGAAATTTGCTAAAGGAAGCAGTATCAGTTTCACACACCAATCCCAATTCACTCGAATTACTAATATACAAATTTGTAACACTGGCTTCCACATGTACCCTAACCGGTTTCCAAATTAAGAAGAGTAATGCTACATAAATTAAGCCTATAAGGCTAGCTTAGTCGGGAGGGAAAGatggaaaagagggagagattATAATTCCAACTTAAAATCTTTAATCTATTAAGCTATTAATTGATTATAAAATACTATTAtgctatactaaaaaaaaaatgctacatAAACTTATAGATTTATGGTGTGAGTAATTTTCACAAATTAttcttattaattagacatattttatttgttttactaTATAATTACACAAAAAATGATATAATTACTAATTAGGGACAATTGAGGCGTTGAGAATATTCTTTCTAATTCTTCtcagtgtaattataaaatattattattttaagaaattaattatcataatattatattttatttaataattaagtcttttagagaataaaaattcaaatataattactattttaaaatagaatataattattttttaaaataaaataaaataaaacacttcTATTACTTAGTAATTGACATATTAATTTCTAAacatactattttttattttcatatattcaATTCGTTCTACAAAGTGCGGTATCCGCATTCATATTAATtggattaataaatttaaaattcatgtGTACAAATTGAATATTGCTTCACATGCTAAACTAATGGATAATCTAATCTAATCtacatttattaatatttattttaaaaattatacatatattattaatatttaaagtaATTAAACAAAACTAATACATAgtacatatattttgtaaaacttaatatatgaaatatatatataaaaaatataatctaaaacTATAACCAATCTTTCctttttatatacaaattatttttattttctttggttatttttgtttatttagtttaatttattgttagaGATGATAATTCTTTTTAGTATTGTTGGAGAATTTAAAAGCAATATTTTATAGTTAAGTAATTTTGGTgacgtgaaaaaaaaaatattttttaattaatattaaataatttatttttttaataataaataaaataagggttttttttttttatttttacacttcaaaaaagtttttttttcgcatttttacgaaattctacatagaaacttctattgcaactagcgctgcaacttaaattgcaacaaaaaatcgtatagaaacccctattgcaactagcgatGCAACCACTTTAAAAACCCAAACTGtgaatttgtaaaaaaaaaaaaaaaaggttaaaaaaacagtatttAGGGAAATTCACCATAAAATAATAGGTacatttggtaacactttttaatcacttttttatttttaaaattagaaaaagaaaatattttttaaaatcatctTCTATCAAaatgtttttacttttttaatttttaaacagttttttttaatcaatattttagacttcGACCCCAACTTAGACCTTAGAAACCAAACCGGGACCCGAATTTGGCCATCCCTGACCTTAGACCCAGTCCcgatttaaataaaatcaacaaataaaaataaataaaatttactgaacgcacttttattttttgttcttaaaattgaaaaacaaaaatagttatagaacacatttttatttttcaaaaataaaatttcaaaaacaaaaattttacttttatttttgtgattaaaaaatttaaaaataaaagttttagcAAACGTTacctatatttaaaataattaatctaaAATAATTGATTCAATTTATAATATTGCGGATTAAATTGAATTTAACTATCCTACTGATTAAATTAtatccaaaataaaaaaaaatgtacttaTTGCATATTGCATACACTACAAAATAGCACAACCAGGTTGGAGTTGGATGCCTACGGCTAGAACTGTCTAGATATCAAACGAGAGCTGGATTTCTCTTCTAGTAGAACATTGATTTGGAAATGTGAACAAatatatttccaaaaaaaaaaagtgaacaaATATGATACCTTTCTTTTAACCGTACTTGGTCCTTCATCATagaaataaattcaaatatacCTTACAAATACAATACTATTAAGCAAAATTAATTGCTCACATTTGAGAATACCGGCAAGGCCCATAAcctgaaatcaaataaaaaattattattattttttcttttaaaaatacaatttgtAAGTTATTTTCCTTCTTGCTAAGTATAAttctttgttgattttttttccaTGAAAGAATGATACGAAACATAtttgaatatataataaaaatagttgATGAAATATATTACGACTTACTTGGATCACTGAAAGTAACAAGGCCAATGCCCTTGAAGTCACAATTCCAGAAATTCCTTCCATGCATTTGATAGTAAGAATTCATGGCATAAGAAGCATGAGCAAGAAGCCTGTTGGGCTCAAAACAAGGCCCACTGTCATTATAAATCTCTCTACAGTCCACTCCACCAGGCCCACAACAGAAGTCCAAAACGCCCTGAAGAACCTTGTCGTTTGCATGTGGTTTTGCCACACACCAAACCGAAGGACCCCTTCTCATCAACTCAGTATTCATTTTCTCACCAAATCCAAACGACGCCGTTTCATCTCCATTGCTACTACTACAAAACTCACAGCTCAAATCCATGTCGTACACCTTCGACCCGTCACCATTAAACATCCCGAAGTTCCTCTCTGTGGTCCCTCCTTTCTTCTTGTTTTCGTTGAACAGAGCAAACACGAAAATGTCGATTTTGTCCCTCGGCTTCATTGGAGTCCCCTTGCTCGACTGAGCTCGCTCGATCAATCTCGTGTTGTAAATCTTCGCGTTCTCCTTCGTCGCCGCTATATCTCCGGCGTCTCCCTTCGACGGCCAACCAGACTCCGATACTGTGATTTTGATCGTACGGTTCCCGAATCCTAAAGCGTTAATGGCCGATCTGACGGCGTCAATTTGAGCATCCAACATGTTGTAGTATATATAGCCTTTGGGATCGCGAACGCCGCCGCCGCTTGAGTTTCCGAGCAGTGCGTACTGTAGATCCACGGTCTCCGGGTTGTCTCGGTAAGCGAAGTATGGGTACGCATTGACCATGAAAGGTGAGTTAGTATCGGCCAAGAAATCGAGCAGAGACTCCATTGACTGAGCTAGGTTTGGGGCGAAGGTGGAAGACGAAGGCGGGAAGGAGGAGGCGAGTACGGCCATGCTGTGAGGAGTTGTGACTTTGATCTTCCTATTGAGGCCTCGGGAAACGAGAACGGAGTGAAGATTCTTGATCGCACGGAGGAGGGAGGCTGGATCGGGTACGCCGTCGTCGGTGGTAGTTAGGTATTCGTTTCCAACTACAATGGCGACTACGGAGGTGGCGGGGATGAAAGGAGCGAGGCGAGTGGTGAACCATTGGTCGGCGAAGGAAGTGTCGGAGCTGAGATTGAAGACGTGCTGGTTCTCGACTGCGACAATGAGGTCGATAGCTGTGTTTGAAAAGGCGTTGAGGATTTCGGGGTTGGTGTCGTAGATTTTGACCTTGTCGATGAGTGTGGCTTGGAGGAGATGGGCTACTCGCTTTGGGGAGGGGAGGTTGTTGCCGAGGGTACCGTAGTTCACACCGACGCTGGAACCTAATGGAAGTAGTACAACGGACAAGAacaagaagaggaagaagaggagtTGGGTGGTTGTGGTGGCAGCCATGGAAGCCATGTACGGTTGTGGAGAGTGAGGAATTAGTGAGTGAATATTACAAGGTGAGTATATAAGTACACAACCTTGGTTCCAAATacaaaagataaataattaaataatataatgtgTTTTACAGCCAAAAATAAGcgggagaaaataaattaataatataaggtaatgtttttttttaaaaaaaaataatataaggtAATGTTACTGTGTGGACCATGCagccttttattttttcaacgtCCCATTTAGCGTGTGAATAAACAGTCCTAATTTACaagaaaacaaaattataaattggCTAATTAGGAATTTTgctctgaactttgacatgtactaaatcacactcctgaacttttaagatcgttaaaaatgcaaactattgaaattgttggatttaaagatttttgtcaaatttcattcatttttactatttcaaagattgtttatgtattaaattatgctcccaaattttgatatctaccaaatcatgtcccttgaactttgacatttaCTAAATTATGTCCTCTAAACTTTCACCCatattagacttttttactaaaattggaaaaaagtccttaaatctaacaatcttaatagttcaaagggtatttttaacgatcttaaaagttcaagggacaaaaatcctaattagccttataaATTTATAAGTTTAAGAGCCTCTTTGGGtttgttttaattttcaatttttaaaattgtgtttttaaaagtgagaatagaaaatagtttttttgtcattttaaaaatttaatcgtgtttggtacaaattttttaaaactattttttagactttttcttactaaaaaaattaatattttaacacCATACCATGACATGAACCTATccaagttcaggttcgggtatGATTTCGGGTCTAGGATCTGAGTATACAAGCAGAAATATAAAATGtaatatgttagacaaaaaaaattgtttttgaaaattgaaaacaacattttgatattttttgttttttagttttttaaaactcaattttaaaaaagaatttttaaaatattttgccAAACGTTcctattagtttttaaaaattattttcattttaaaaaacagaaaacagtttttaagtTATGAAGCCAAATAACCTCTAAAGGAAAATTTGACTATGTTTAATTATAGAGCAATTTGCGGTGAAATttccttatgttttaatttttatacatttaaccctattatctttttttttagtgacaaaacccccttatatttttatttttatacacttaacctccttcttttttttcttttggtggcaaaacccttttatgttttaatttttatacatttaacctccttattttttttttgtggcaaaacccccttatatttatttttctttgtaaatttGACACACCAGTTAAATATTACTGTTAAATATCAATTGGTTGACCACTATATACACCTGTGTATATGTAACAGTAAAACTTCGAAGTCGATACAGTAGTAATCCAGTTAGTATTTAATGGTAATATCTTATTAGAGTTAGTCCCACActgctaatgtgtggaaataaattgtgatatataagatgaaagGGCTACTCCTCCCATAGTCAATTAGTTTTAAGATGGAACCTTATTCATTTTATTCCCACATTCTGACATGGTTATCATAGCCACTTGTGATCTGTTGTGAGCCCAAATTGCCACCGGTCCAAAAAGCCGTttgtgatccgttgtgagccAAAGTGCTGCAGTCCAAACAGATACTTTCGCTGTTTCCCCTTTAACCTCAATTTGGGACCTTTCGGCCAATGTGTGTCTTTGACCTGTTTCAAAATCTATAGATTTCCCGACGTGTACACCCACAAATTTCCTGATATTTAGCCTTGTGGGATTCTTTCAAATGTCACGTTCGATCCTGTGGTTTCTTAAAAGTCGTTCGTTATACCCACACTTTCTAGGCCCAAACGTGAGGAGGGTGTATtagagttagtcccacattgctaatgtgtggaaataaattgtgatatataagatgaatgagctactcctcccatagccaattggttttgagatagaacctcattcatcttattccCACATTCTAACATATCtaactaaaattttaaatttgcgaaaaaaaagtaaactttagggagttttgccacaaaaaaaaaaaaataagaaggttaagtgtataaaaattaaaatataagggggttttgccaccaaaaaaaaaataagagggttaagtgtataaaaattaaaacataatggGGGTTTCACCACAAATTGCTCTTAATTATGTATCACTTTATTAAACATCAAATAAAACATGCTATCCTTTTTTTAGTACAAAATATGCCCTCAATTATTAAAACTAAACCTCTTCCCCTCTTTTCACTCTCTAATTCTCGTCTCTTTCTCTACAAAGTCACACACACATCTTTTGCCGAAGTCTATCAACTTAGCTTGACAACCAAGTGTGTAGAAGCAACTCAAACTCCCTTACCAACataaatcttgaaaaaaaataatgggtATACAATTTATGTAGTATTTATTGTTAGATTTAGTTGTATTTAGGTTGATATGAATAGATCTACACATATCATTCTTTAATTATGGTTGTTTTGTTCTTAAAACTCAAACTGCTCGAATTTTGCATTTTCTATTTTGTTTTCTCGAATTTTAGCAAGGTCGTTATCGATATCTAGCGACATTAAAGTGTGCTGGAGGTTAGAGATGACTAATCTAGACATGTAGCAATGTAATTTACAACaattacaaatattaattttctacttATAATTTTGGCAATGTCTATCGAAATCGTTTCGATATGTGTCGATAGTTTTAGAAATAATATTTGGCGAAGTAGAGAATGAAATTTATTAGCTTGTAGCAATTTGTTGCGACGCAGTTGTCGACATTGTTCATGACATGTTGTGACATCTCTTGCGATATATCTcgacaaataatttttttccatttttattttGCGAATTCAACTGTATTTGAGGTTGTACTGTATGATGGGGCTTGGGCAGTTGGAGGTTTCAACTGGATATTTTGTTGTTCGCGTTTCTAGCAAGGGACACGTGGACTCCAGGTCAGCATCCAAAGCCCACTAGTAGGCCCAAAAAAGATAACTTGAGCCAAGCTTAAGTCCAATAAGGCCTTCGGGAAGGTATCTTCCCTCCTCGATTCACGTGAGCTTTCGCCAAGGACTGTCCGTACCTGGAAGCAATTCTACTGTGCTCCTGGAAGACTAGATAACGTGTTCCTTGAAGACAAGAATAGTTTTCCTTTTTTTCAAATTGCACAAAATAAGAGATTAactttcattatttttcagCCAAAAAATCATATCAAATTATAAAGGAAAACTACCCAAAATGAAAGTCaagtaattaatttacaattaaTTACCCACAATTATAGGGCATGATAATGACAGCCTGATCGTGGTTAATTTGCTTAGTCAGCATGTCTATCCTCTCATGGACTAGGCCTCACGGATACAACCCTAGTTTATGTATTGATCATGTAAACTCCCCATTAGAGAGAAAAGGGAAACCAAGTATAATTTCTgtaaatactataaatacccaaCAAATCCTTCGGCTTAGGAGTTGAATTCTCTTGCAATATTTTCCCAGGCAAAAGGAGAGAACATATACTCATTGTATTTCCCAAAGACCTTTCTagctaaaatatataataacatcgactcgtggactaagacttattatgtaacgccctgtccaatagagacgccacgtgtgtgtgtGGTTTTAcaaaattcttatttaaatactttataattataccaaaagtgtgggtaattaaatttttgataattaaagCCAAGCATATAAAAACTTCTTTATAGTAAAAGACAAGTAATGAGAACTATGGGGACCCCctgtttttaaaatattacaaactaGTTTATTAGTACTTTTTTAACATAAACTTTGCAATTCCAAAATACTATCAAAACGGAACATCCTTTTCACTGGGCCAAGCCACTGCGGCTAATATGTACCTTGCTGCTACGACCTCGAACTCATGGCTGCCCAACCTTTGCTTTCCCCTTACCTACACCATAAAGCAcctgtgagtcacagagactcagcaagaaaagtgaataaaataataaccagTTTATTAAGCAATTCAATCTC from Cannabis sativa cultivar Pink pepper isolate KNU-18-1 chromosome 2, ASM2916894v1, whole genome shotgun sequence encodes:
- the LOC115719623 gene encoding glucan endo-1,3-beta-glucosidase 12 gives rise to the protein MASMAATTTTQLLFFLFLFLSVVLLPLGSSVGVNYGTLGNNLPSPKRVAHLLQATLIDKVKIYDTNPEILNAFSNTAIDLIVAVENQHVFNLSSDTSFADQWFTTRLAPFIPATSVVAIVVGNEYLTTTDDGVPDPASLLRAIKNLHSVLVSRGLNRKIKVTTPHSMAVLASSFPPSSSTFAPNLAQSMESLLDFLADTNSPFMVNAYPYFAYRDNPETVDLQYALLGNSSGGGVRDPKGYIYYNMLDAQIDAVRSAINALGFGNRTIKITVSESGWPSKGDAGDIAATKENAKIYNTRLIERAQSSKGTPMKPRDKIDIFVFALFNENKKKGGTTERNFGMFNGDGSKVYDMDLSCEFCSSSNGDETASFGFGEKMNTELMRRGPSVWCVAKPHANDKVLQGVLDFCCGPGGVDCREIYNDSGPCFEPNRLLAHASYAMNSYYQMHGRNFWNCDFKGIGLVTFSDPSYGPCRYSQM